In Sporosarcina psychrophila, a genomic segment contains:
- the recU gene encoding Holliday junction resolvase RecU: protein MTIRYPNGKKYIPIQKIGHQKKVDLSFSNRGKSLEDELNETNEFYLSRGIAVIHKKPVPIQVVNVNYPERSAAVITEAYFRTPSTTDFNGVWQGNYIDFEAKETKSATSFPLQNIHDHQVEHMQSVSKQGGVVFFIVKFTSLDRYFIVPYDNFEKYWERMKKGGRKSITLIEFETMSLEILPRFNPRLDYLKAVSIMTTTSNNATERQEDV from the coding sequence ATGACAATACGCTATCCGAACGGCAAGAAATATATACCCATTCAGAAGATAGGCCATCAAAAAAAAGTCGATCTTTCATTCAGTAACCGAGGGAAGTCATTGGAAGATGAATTGAATGAAACGAATGAGTTCTATTTAAGTCGCGGCATTGCTGTCATCCATAAGAAACCCGTTCCAATCCAAGTCGTAAACGTGAATTATCCGGAGCGAAGTGCCGCTGTCATAACCGAAGCCTATTTTAGGACACCGTCTACAACTGACTTTAACGGAGTATGGCAAGGGAACTATATTGATTTCGAAGCAAAAGAAACCAAGAGTGCGACATCTTTTCCATTGCAAAATATTCATGACCATCAAGTGGAACATATGCAATCTGTGTCAAAGCAAGGTGGAGTTGTTTTTTTCATTGTCAAATTCACTTCGCTTGACCGCTATTTTATCGTCCCTTATGATAATTTTGAGAAATATTGGGAAAGAATGAAAAAAGGTGGAAGAAAATCGATCACACTTATAGAGTTTGAGACCATGTCCTTGGAGATTCTACCACGTTTCAATCCAAGGCTCGATTATTTAAAAGCGGTGTCTATTATGACAACGACATCAAACAATGCAACTGAAAGGCAGGAAGATGTATGA
- a CDS encoding transglycosylase domain-containing protein — protein MSDNINSRAGRRKNIEAERAKKKSKKTNKGKGIIKKIVLAIVAIGVAILVGGAGLFAFYASSAPDLDENLLKDPLSSDLLDIHGDVFMKSGAEKREFVPYAEIPDPMQDAILATEDVRFYSHHGMDFWRLGGAVIANFRSGFGSQGASTLTQQVIKNSFLSEEKTLKRKAQEAWLAFQLERKYEKEEIFEMYFNKILMSGNNYGFGTASKYFYGKNLNELELHEVAMLAGLPQSPNGYNPYKNPARAKKRRNIVLGLMYQHKKITKVEMEAAQAMPVTGTLLADDKRQVSNTKYPAYVDLVLSELEEAGMSHLLAEGVKIQTNLDPAAQQSVENALNTNDLYESEKMQAGMTVLDTKTGAIVAVGGGRNYSGTDWNFATDQKRQPGSVIKPILSYGPAIENLSWSTGNTVVDEPYNYKGTDKAIRNVDGKYQGTMTIREALYKSRNIPAVKVFEEVGTAKAGAFAKGLGLPFDKLNSSNALGGGEYDFSTLQMAGAYSAFGNGGNYTKPYAIKEIIFRDGKKAPNMTPKSETVMKDSTAYMVTDILREVLTAGTGTKAAISGLDIAGKTGTTNYPSEIITKNGLKNSDVPDSWFAGYTTDYTIAVWGGYEKYATPITTFDKGRYVPQNLFRMVMSDISSGKNTSRFQKPDSVEEATIEYGSNPLVLASRTTPSNRKRTELFVRGTAPVEVAEEEIIELEAPNSLAAQYNEETSSIDLNWSHNAPVSEAIIGNVEFTVLVGVDGSDMQEMTTTTDTSVTFSGAEAGRKYTFSVVAKLDDLVSSPATTTVQIEEVTEEVPVPDEEIDTENPDGEDWNNGNNGNDWNNGNNGNNDNNGNNGNNGNGGNEGTPPDDGTGTPVPPEPGTGTDGTTTDDGTGSP, from the coding sequence ATGAGCGATAATATAAATTCAAGAGCTGGACGCCGGAAAAACATTGAGGCCGAACGCGCAAAGAAAAAAAGTAAAAAGACGAATAAGGGAAAAGGCATCATTAAGAAGATAGTTCTGGCAATCGTCGCCATCGGAGTTGCCATACTAGTTGGCGGCGCGGGCTTATTCGCTTTTTATGCAAGTTCTGCACCTGATCTCGACGAAAACCTTTTAAAAGACCCCTTATCATCTGATTTACTTGATATCCACGGTGATGTCTTCATGAAATCGGGCGCTGAAAAAAGGGAGTTCGTTCCCTACGCTGAAATCCCGGACCCGATGCAAGATGCAATACTTGCAACGGAAGACGTCCGTTTCTATTCCCACCACGGGATGGATTTTTGGAGGCTTGGTGGTGCAGTCATCGCGAACTTTAGAAGTGGTTTCGGTTCTCAAGGAGCGAGCACACTTACCCAACAGGTCATTAAGAACTCATTCCTGTCAGAAGAGAAAACGTTAAAAAGGAAGGCACAAGAAGCATGGCTCGCTTTCCAGCTTGAACGTAAGTATGAAAAAGAAGAAATCTTTGAAATGTACTTTAATAAGATTCTGATGTCCGGAAATAACTACGGATTTGGAACAGCTTCAAAATACTTTTATGGTAAAAATCTGAATGAACTTGAACTACACGAAGTCGCTATGTTAGCAGGACTTCCACAAAGTCCAAACGGATACAATCCTTATAAAAACCCGGCTCGTGCTAAAAAACGACGCAATATCGTACTTGGGCTAATGTACCAGCATAAAAAAATTACTAAAGTCGAAATGGAAGCAGCACAGGCGATGCCAGTCACAGGAACATTACTGGCTGACGACAAAAGACAGGTTAGCAACACAAAATACCCAGCTTATGTCGATCTTGTGCTCTCTGAATTGGAAGAAGCGGGTATGTCACACTTGCTTGCTGAAGGCGTAAAAATTCAAACGAATTTGGATCCTGCAGCTCAGCAATCTGTGGAGAATGCATTAAATACGAACGATTTATATGAATCCGAAAAAATGCAAGCCGGAATGACCGTTCTTGATACCAAAACGGGTGCAATCGTTGCAGTCGGTGGAGGGCGTAATTATTCTGGAACGGACTGGAACTTTGCTACAGACCAAAAACGTCAACCCGGATCGGTGATTAAACCGATTCTCTCTTACGGCCCAGCCATCGAAAACCTTAGCTGGTCAACAGGAAATACGGTCGTAGATGAACCTTACAACTATAAAGGGACAGATAAAGCCATTCGGAACGTCGACGGTAAATATCAAGGGACAATGACAATTCGAGAAGCATTATACAAATCCCGCAACATTCCTGCAGTAAAAGTGTTTGAAGAGGTCGGAACTGCAAAGGCAGGCGCTTTTGCGAAAGGGCTCGGACTTCCGTTTGATAAATTGAATTCTTCCAATGCACTTGGCGGCGGAGAATATGATTTTTCTACACTTCAGATGGCGGGAGCCTATTCAGCCTTTGGTAACGGCGGGAATTACACAAAACCGTATGCCATCAAGGAAATTATTTTTAGAGATGGAAAAAAAGCACCTAACATGACACCAAAATCAGAAACAGTCATGAAAGATTCGACTGCATATATGGTAACGGACATTTTACGTGAAGTATTAACAGCTGGAACAGGAACCAAAGCAGCTATTTCAGGTCTGGATATTGCCGGTAAAACCGGGACAACAAACTATCCATCTGAAATCATAACAAAGAACGGCTTGAAAAATTCAGACGTTCCCGATTCATGGTTTGCTGGCTATACGACAGATTACACAATTGCCGTATGGGGTGGTTACGAGAAATATGCAACACCTATCACTACATTCGATAAAGGCAGGTATGTCCCTCAAAATCTGTTTCGCATGGTCATGAGTGACATTTCTTCCGGGAAAAATACATCACGGTTCCAAAAACCTGACTCTGTGGAGGAAGCGACGATTGAATACGGTTCAAATCCACTTGTTTTAGCAAGTCGGACGACACCTAGCAATAGGAAGCGTACAGAACTATTCGTCAGAGGAACTGCGCCCGTAGAAGTTGCTGAAGAAGAAATTATCGAACTTGAAGCACCAAATAGTTTGGCCGCTCAATATAATGAAGAAACGAGTTCTATTGATTTAAACTGGTCCCATAATGCTCCAGTTTCGGAAGCTATCATAGGCAATGTAGAGTTCACCGTATTAGTGGGTGTGGATGGTAGCGATATGCAAGAAATGACAACGACAACAGACACGTCAGTTACATTCTCAGGAGCCGAAGCTGGTCGGAAATATACGTTCTCCGTCGTTGCTAAACTCGACGACTTAGTTAGTAGTCCAGCGACTACGACCGTTCAGATTGAAGAGGTTACCGAAGAAGTCCCAGTACCTGATGAAGAAATTGATACTGAAAACCCAGATGGTGAAGACTGGAACAACGGCAATAACGGTAACGACTGGAACAACGGCAATAACGGTAACAATGACAACAACGGTAATAACGGCAACAATGGTAATGGCGGTAACGAGGGTACGCCCCCCGATGATGGGACCGGCACCCCGGTTCCACCAGAACCAGGAACCGGGACTGATGGAACCACTACTGATGATGGTACTGGTTCCCCGTAA
- a CDS encoding YpoC family protein codes for MPNEVNRISKELLAPYFDQWETVRDQIEAFYDQKDHQAVELMNVAIDNYSELLEQGGKVLDDRKGKVVYTLLPLNGIERFEFVKDKITSHYAHVQLDALFTETKKKVARLSIQKK; via the coding sequence ATGCCAAATGAAGTAAATCGTATAAGTAAGGAGCTACTGGCACCTTATTTTGATCAATGGGAAACAGTACGGGATCAAATTGAAGCTTTTTATGACCAAAAAGATCATCAAGCAGTTGAGTTGATGAATGTGGCGATTGACAATTATAGTGAATTACTTGAACAAGGTGGGAAAGTGTTAGATGACCGTAAAGGAAAGGTTGTTTATACGTTACTTCCACTGAATGGCATAGAGCGTTTCGAATTTGTGAAAGATAAAATAACGAGCCATTACGCTCATGTTCAACTGGATGCTCTATTTACAGAAACCAAAAAGAAAGTTGCCAGATTGTCGATACAAAAGAAATAA
- the nth gene encoding endonuclease III, with the protein MLTKKQWEFCLEQFGEMFPDAHCELVHDNPFELTIATLLSAQCTDVLVNRVTAELFKKYKTPEDYLAVDVEELQTDIRSIGLFRNKAKNIQALSQMLIDNFDGEVPANRDVMMTLPGVGRKTANVVVSNAFGIPAIAIDTHLERVAKRLGMNRWKDSVLAVEEKIMRWTPMEKWTDTHHQIIFFGRYHCKAQNPGCNVCPLLPLCREGKKRMKANAK; encoded by the coding sequence ATGCTGACAAAAAAACAATGGGAATTTTGCCTTGAACAATTTGGCGAAATGTTCCCAGATGCACATTGTGAACTGGTGCATGACAATCCTTTTGAATTGACAATAGCAACGCTGCTATCTGCCCAATGTACGGATGTTCTCGTGAATCGGGTGACGGCGGAGCTGTTTAAAAAATATAAAACACCTGAAGATTATCTAGCGGTTGATGTCGAGGAACTACAAACGGATATCAGGTCGATTGGATTATTCCGCAATAAGGCGAAAAATATTCAAGCCCTAAGTCAAATGCTTATTGATAATTTTGATGGGGAAGTACCGGCTAATCGTGACGTTATGATGACGTTACCAGGCGTTGGCCGTAAAACGGCGAATGTTGTCGTATCGAATGCATTTGGCATACCTGCTATTGCTATCGATACACATCTAGAGCGTGTAGCGAAGCGACTTGGTATGAACAGGTGGAAAGATTCAGTGCTAGCTGTTGAAGAAAAAATCATGCGCTGGACACCAATGGAAAAATGGACAGATACGCATCATCAAATCATTTTTTTCGGAAGGTATCATTGTAAAGCGCAAAATCCCGGATGTAATGTTTGTCCACTCCTGCCGTTATGCAGGGAAGGGAAGAAGAGGATGAAAGCAAATGCCAAATGA
- a CDS encoding DnaD domain-containing protein yields the protein MQHEERLRIWIEQGNVNISQLFFHNYKSLGIKDLDAMLIMHMTAYKSEGNHFPTPNEFASRMDLTENEVSMVLQRLMQHGLLRIGQSEDQKGVLHETFSLQPLWDRLVDQIAFATNEAEEETHKNAEGEIFSLFEQEFGRFLSPMECESITMWLDDDGHTVEIIRAALKEAVIAQKLSLRYIDRILFEWKKKNVKTLSDVERQTKSFRTVGTRPSQQPEKTVSVKRVPFYNWLEERD from the coding sequence ATGCAACACGAAGAACGGCTCCGAATTTGGATTGAGCAGGGGAATGTAAACATTTCCCAGCTCTTTTTTCACAATTATAAAAGTCTCGGGATCAAAGATTTGGACGCAATGCTAATCATGCATATGACAGCATATAAATCCGAGGGCAATCATTTCCCAACTCCTAACGAGTTTGCAAGTCGTATGGATTTAACGGAAAATGAAGTATCCATGGTTTTACAACGTTTAATGCAACACGGTTTACTCCGAATTGGTCAAAGTGAAGATCAAAAAGGGGTTTTACATGAAACTTTTTCTTTGCAGCCATTGTGGGATCGATTAGTCGATCAGATTGCATTCGCAACGAATGAGGCTGAGGAAGAGACCCATAAGAACGCGGAAGGAGAAATTTTTTCGCTGTTTGAACAAGAGTTTGGACGCTTTCTGTCACCAATGGAGTGCGAATCAATCACGATGTGGCTGGATGACGATGGACATACAGTCGAAATTATCCGTGCAGCATTAAAAGAAGCTGTCATAGCACAAAAATTAAGTCTCCGGTATATCGATCGGATTCTTTTTGAGTGGAAAAAGAAAAATGTTAAGACATTGTCTGATGTTGAACGTCAAACAAAGTCATTCCGGACCGTAGGGACACGTCCGTCACAGCAGCCAGAAAAAACTGTTTCGGTAAAACGTGTTCCTTTCTATAACTGGCTGGAAGAACGGGATTAG